In Carassius gibelio isolate Cgi1373 ecotype wild population from Czech Republic chromosome B17, carGib1.2-hapl.c, whole genome shotgun sequence, a single window of DNA contains:
- the LOC127976266 gene encoding adenosine receptor A3, translating to MSICVLLRKCLHLNTHVNMQWTAVVYAALMIGSSICSVLGNLVLLLVVLLNRSLQTDTWGLTLSFCLCDLALGISTIPFGVHNSLFQVKSYPSKSATCKGSAFLFLLLQLASIHSLTWATVDKFTEICFALSYPVIFTAYRAKIILAIVWVYSILTAALPLFGFGSYVYSETKFLCVPNFKPSSIAFNMLFMVVGIIIPVVLMCSMYGYIVHIARNQVRRGTFVCNEDHCFYVPASSYFKSSIVMVTTTVCLLVCWLPYIVICFYETLTGKESPQPASAVATWLVLFTSALNPWINSMTQTRYRAALRKTLNKIQQMFEYPRKNSQCTTIQPRRESNSFSSPAPSVPPALQTNNQPQQELTLV from the exons ATGAGCATTTGTGTTCTTCTTCGTAAATGTCTGCATTTGAACACACATGTAAACATGCAGTGGACGGCGGTGGTTTATGCAGCATTGATGATCGGTTCCAGTATCTGCTCCGTGTTGGGGAACTTGGTATTATTGTTGGTGGTGTTACTCAATCGGAGTTTGCAAACGGACACCTGGGGTCTCACTTTGAGCTTCTGCCTATGTGATCTGGCATTGGGCATCTCCACTATTCCTTTTGGTGTCCATAACAGCCTTTTTCAAGTCAAGAGCTACCCTAGTAAGAGTGCCACCTGCAAGGGAAGCGCCTTTCTGTTTTTGTTGCTCCAGCTCGCCTCAATCCATTCTCTCACCTGGGCGACAGTCGACAAGTTCACGGAGATCTGCTTCGCCCTCAGCTATCCTGTGATCTTCACAGCATATAGGGCCAAAATCATCCTCGCAATAGTATGGGTCTACAGCATCCTCACCGCAGCTCTGCCACTCTTTGGTTTTGGTAGTTACGTCTACAGCGAGACAAAGTTCCTCTGTGTTCCCAACTTCAAGCCGTCCAGCATCGCCTTCAACATGCTCTTCATGGTGGTGGGAATCATCATTCCCGTTGTACTGATGTGCTCCATGTATGGATATATAGTGCATATAGCCAGGAACCAGGTGCGACGAGGGACGTTTGTTTGCAACGAAGACCATTGTTTCTACGTGCCAGCCAGTAGTTACTTCAAAAGCTCCATAGTAATGGTGACCACCACAG TGTGCCTGCTCGTTTGCTGGCTGCCATACATCGTTATCTGCTTCTATGAGACACTGACGGGAAAAGAGAGCCCGCAGCCTGCCTCGGCTGTTGCCACATGGCTTGTACTCTTCACTTCAGCTCTTAACCCATGGATCAACTCCATGACTCAAAC GAGGTACAGAGCAGCACTGCGCAAAACCCTGAATAAAATCCAGCAGATGTTTGAGTATCCTCGTAAAAACTCCCAGTGCACGACCATACAGCCACGCCGCGAGAGCAACAGCTTCTCCTCGCCAGCTCCCAGTGTACCTCCGGCACTACAAACAAACAACCAACCTCAGCAAGAACTCACGCTGGTTTGA